A window of the Amycolatopsis solani genome harbors these coding sequences:
- a CDS encoding NUDIX domain-containing protein: MNGVIVGAALVRDGKLLAQQRAWPADHAGQWELPGGGVEPGESDAFALARECSEELDVVIEVGARVGDDVPLPGGKVLRIYAASLVSPGEEPRAVEHRAVRWLGLDDLDDVDWLPADRLLLPDLRALLS, translated from the coding sequence GTGAACGGTGTGATCGTGGGTGCCGCCCTCGTGCGTGACGGGAAGCTGCTCGCCCAGCAGCGCGCCTGGCCCGCCGACCACGCGGGACAGTGGGAGCTGCCGGGCGGCGGGGTCGAACCCGGCGAGTCGGACGCCTTCGCGCTCGCCCGCGAGTGCAGCGAGGAGCTCGACGTCGTCATCGAGGTCGGCGCGCGCGTCGGGGACGACGTGCCGCTGCCGGGCGGGAAGGTGCTCCGCATCTACGCCGCTTCGCTCGTTTCGCCCGGTGAGGAGCCGCGGGCGGTCGAGCACCGAGCCGTGCGCTGGCTCGGGCTCGACGACCTCGACGACGTCGACTGGCTGCCCGCCGACCGCCTCCTGCTCCCGGACCTGCGCGCGCTGCTCAGTTAG
- a CDS encoding ABC transporter permease, whose translation MAHARAVVTPPRTARGFGLALLGLAPIGFLVVFFAWPVLAIVGRGFAEGGLDVVLGDARTWQLAGFTVASAAASTVVAVVAGLPVAFLLARVKLPGVGLARTLVLVPFVLPTVVVGLAFRALWPDGGVLPIVLANAFFNVAVVARTVAGLWARLDSRTTDAARALGASPWRAFRSVTLPALAPAIASAAAVVFLFCATSFGVVLILGGARYRTLETEIYLRTVDLLDLSGAAALSLIQFAAVVAALVLGGLARRRKEGARTGAGGARRPRGGEWWSVGAAGVVLAMLLTPILALLAESVSTEDGWSLEGYRALSGTGEKGALQVSGWDAAVNSLKVAIDATLLAMVVGVLASVVLVALRRSPARTARGLGETMDAVLMLPLGVSAVTVGFGYLVTLDALPGDLRTSPYLVPLAQALVITPLIVRMVLPVLRSVDVRLRQAASTLGASPLRVWREIDLPLALRPLVAAAGFGFVVALGEFGATSFLARPTAPTLPVAIASLMGRPGELNNQMAYAACALLMLVTVLAVAVIERLGRGRVGEF comes from the coding sequence ATGGCGCACGCTCGTGCAGTAGTGACCCCACCCAGGACTGCCCGCGGTTTCGGCCTGGCATTGCTCGGCCTGGCTCCGATCGGCTTCCTGGTGGTGTTCTTCGCCTGGCCAGTGCTGGCGATCGTCGGGCGCGGGTTCGCCGAGGGCGGCCTCGACGTCGTCCTCGGCGACGCGCGGACCTGGCAGCTGGCCGGGTTCACCGTGGCGAGCGCGGCGGCGTCGACCGTGGTCGCCGTGGTCGCCGGGCTCCCGGTGGCGTTCCTGCTGGCCCGGGTGAAACTGCCGGGCGTCGGCCTGGCGCGGACGCTGGTGCTGGTTCCGTTCGTGCTGCCGACGGTCGTCGTCGGGCTGGCGTTCCGCGCGCTCTGGCCGGACGGCGGCGTGCTGCCGATCGTGCTGGCCAACGCCTTCTTCAACGTCGCCGTCGTCGCGCGCACGGTCGCCGGGCTGTGGGCGCGGCTGGATTCGCGGACGACCGACGCCGCCCGCGCGCTCGGCGCGTCGCCGTGGCGGGCCTTCCGCTCGGTGACGTTGCCCGCGCTGGCCCCGGCGATCGCGTCCGCCGCGGCCGTGGTGTTCCTGTTCTGCGCCACCAGTTTCGGGGTCGTCCTGATCCTCGGCGGCGCCCGCTACCGGACGCTCGAGACCGAGATCTACCTGCGGACGGTCGACCTCCTCGACCTGTCCGGCGCGGCCGCGCTTTCGCTGATCCAGTTCGCGGCCGTGGTCGCCGCGCTGGTGCTCGGCGGGCTGGCCCGGCGGCGCAAGGAGGGGGCCAGGACCGGAGCCGGCGGAGCGCGGCGGCCGCGCGGTGGCGAGTGGTGGAGCGTCGGCGCCGCGGGGGTCGTCCTGGCGATGCTCTTGACGCCGATCCTCGCGCTGCTCGCCGAGTCCGTGTCCACAGAGGACGGCTGGAGTCTCGAGGGGTACCGCGCGCTGAGTGGCACCGGGGAAAAGGGTGCGCTGCAGGTGTCCGGCTGGGATGCCGCGGTGAACTCGCTGAAGGTGGCGATCGACGCGACGCTGCTTGCGATGGTGGTCGGCGTGCTCGCGTCCGTGGTGCTGGTGGCGCTGCGCCGCTCGCCCGCCCGGACCGCGCGCGGCCTCGGCGAGACGATGGACGCCGTCCTGATGCTGCCGCTGGGCGTGTCCGCGGTGACCGTCGGCTTCGGTTACCTGGTCACGCTCGACGCGCTGCCCGGCGACCTGCGGACGTCGCCCTACCTCGTCCCGCTGGCCCAGGCGCTGGTGATCACGCCGCTGATCGTGCGGATGGTGCTGCCGGTGCTGCGCTCGGTCGACGTCCGGCTGCGGCAGGCCGCCTCGACGCTCGGCGCGAGTCCGCTGCGGGTGTGGCGCGAGATCGACCTGCCGCTGGCGCTGCGCCCGCTGGTCGCCGCCGCCGGGTTTGGTTTCGTTGTCGCGCTCGGCGAGTTCGGCGCGACCAGCTTCCTGGCCCGGCCGACGGCGCCGACGCTGCCGGTCGCGATCGCGTCGCTGATGGGACGGCCGGGGGAGCTGAACAACCAGATGGCGTACGCCGCGTGCGCGCTGCTGATGCTCGTGACGGTGCTGGCGGTCGCGGTGATCGAACGGCTCGGACGCGGCCGGGTGGGAGAGTTCTGA
- a CDS encoding sensor histidine kinase: MIGWWRGRSLQVRITLLAATITLVCLLGLAALAASNLSPLLIGSVDRELSSALGPAGAEVSAGRPLSGAAPVTLRVLDTAGAPVDGGTPTGLTLYDISTLKAGQPVQRDGARYLGTVVSAPDGAQRLVVAGAGLVGFSAAVHYGGVWLVVVASVGALVAGFATWLVVRLSLRPVARMRGSVRALPPGARLALPDSHDELRALAEEFNALLERQEQAAERLRRFTGDAAHELRSPVASIRVQAEVAVTNPDPELSQETLSDILTEAERLSSLLDGLLSLARSDAGEVPPASPVELVSEVRSAVARLPTGAPEARVSTAVAQAWASAAHAEVELVLDNLLRNACRYARGEIVVSVLASRSTVRVVVDDDGPGIAPEHREKVFDRFYRIADDRARSSGGTGLGLAMVAETVRRRGGRVQVGESPDGGARFVVVWRAAGPGS, encoded by the coding sequence GTGATCGGGTGGTGGCGGGGCCGGTCCCTGCAAGTGCGGATCACCCTGCTGGCCGCGACGATCACCCTGGTCTGCCTGCTCGGGCTGGCGGCGCTGGCCGCGTCGAACCTGTCGCCGCTGCTCATCGGCTCGGTCGACCGCGAGCTCTCGAGCGCGCTCGGTCCGGCCGGCGCCGAAGTGAGCGCCGGGCGCCCGCTGTCCGGCGCGGCGCCGGTGACGCTGCGCGTGCTGGACACCGCGGGCGCGCCGGTGGACGGCGGCACCCCGACCGGCCTTACGTTGTACGACATCTCGACGCTGAAGGCCGGGCAGCCGGTCCAGCGCGACGGCGCGCGGTACCTCGGCACCGTCGTCAGCGCGCCGGACGGGGCGCAACGGCTGGTCGTGGCCGGCGCGGGCCTGGTCGGGTTCTCGGCCGCGGTGCACTACGGCGGGGTGTGGCTGGTCGTCGTCGCGTCGGTCGGCGCGCTGGTCGCGGGCTTCGCGACGTGGCTGGTGGTGCGCCTGTCCCTGCGGCCGGTCGCGCGCATGCGGGGTTCGGTGCGGGCGCTGCCGCCGGGTGCGCGCCTGGCGCTGCCGGACTCCCACGACGAGCTGCGCGCGCTGGCGGAGGAGTTCAACGCGCTGCTGGAGCGGCAGGAGCAGGCGGCCGAGCGCCTGCGGCGGTTCACCGGCGACGCGGCGCACGAGCTGCGCTCGCCGGTCGCGTCGATCCGGGTGCAGGCCGAGGTCGCCGTCACGAACCCGGATCCGGAGCTGTCCCAGGAGACGCTGTCGGACATCCTCACCGAGGCCGAGCGGCTGTCGTCGCTGCTGGACGGGCTGTTGTCGCTGGCGCGCTCGGACGCGGGCGAGGTGCCGCCGGCTTCACCCGTCGAGCTGGTGAGCGAGGTGCGGTCCGCCGTGGCCCGGCTTCCCACGGGGGCGCCGGAGGCGCGGGTGAGCACGGCGGTGGCGCAGGCCTGGGCGTCGGCCGCGCACGCCGAGGTGGAGCTGGTGCTGGACAACCTGCTGCGCAACGCCTGCCGCTACGCGCGCGGCGAGATCGTGGTGTCGGTGCTGGCGTCCCGCTCGACGGTCCGGGTGGTCGTCGACGACGACGGCCCCGGCATCGCGCCGGAGCACCGCGAGAAGGTGTTCGACCGGTTCTACCGGATCGCCGACGACCGGGCCCGCTCGTCGGGCGGAACCGGGCTCGGGCTGGCGATGGTGGCGGAGACGGTCCGGCGCCGCGGCGGACGGGTGCAGGTGGGGGAGTCCCCGGACGGCGGCGCCCGGTTCGTGGTGGTCTGGCGCGCGGCCGGTCCGGGGTCGTGA
- a CDS encoding ABC transporter ATP-binding protein → MTSTAVESGADVSSEASAPAVPLAARTRGLRKVYGSTVAVDHVDLDIPQGAVVGMLGPNGSGKTTTIRMLLGLVRPTEGEVELLGRPMPDAAAHALPDVGALVEGPGFHPFLSGRDNLLRFAAAEPRLTSSGIPLAVDSALERVGLTAAARRRYKGYSLGMKQRLGLASALLVPRKMVVLDEPTNGLDPAGTREIRRIVAELHAEGVTVLVSSHLLAEVEATCTHVAVLQSGNVVAQGELAELLESGNAALLVRTPDADQAVEVLRENRIGARLTPDGVRADLTATEAPRVLQVLVGAGVAVHEATRARTGLEDLFARLTEGAE, encoded by the coding sequence GTGACCAGCACCGCTGTGGAGTCCGGGGCGGACGTCTCTTCGGAGGCGTCCGCCCCGGCGGTCCCGCTCGCCGCGCGCACCCGGGGGTTGCGCAAGGTGTACGGCAGCACCGTCGCGGTGGACCACGTCGACCTCGACATCCCGCAGGGCGCGGTCGTGGGGATGCTCGGGCCGAACGGCTCGGGCAAGACGACCACCATCCGGATGCTGCTCGGCCTGGTCCGGCCGACCGAGGGCGAGGTCGAGCTGCTCGGCCGCCCGATGCCGGACGCCGCCGCGCACGCGCTGCCGGACGTCGGCGCGCTGGTCGAGGGCCCGGGCTTCCACCCGTTCCTGTCCGGGCGCGACAACCTGCTGCGCTTCGCCGCCGCGGAACCCCGGCTGACGTCGTCGGGGATTCCCCTGGCGGTGGATTCGGCGCTGGAGCGCGTCGGGCTGACCGCCGCCGCGCGACGGCGGTACAAGGGCTATTCGCTCGGCATGAAGCAACGGCTGGGGCTCGCTTCGGCGCTGCTCGTGCCGCGCAAGATGGTCGTGCTCGACGAGCCGACCAACGGCCTCGACCCTGCGGGTACCAGGGAGATCCGCAGGATCGTCGCCGAGCTGCACGCCGAGGGCGTCACCGTGCTGGTGTCGTCGCACCTGCTGGCCGAGGTCGAAGCGACCTGCACGCACGTCGCCGTGCTGCAGAGCGGGAACGTCGTCGCGCAGGGCGAGCTGGCCGAGCTGCTGGAGTCCGGGAACGCGGCCCTGCTGGTCCGCACGCCGGACGCGGACCAGGCGGTGGAAGTGCTGCGGGAGAACCGGATCGGCGCCCGGCTCACGCCGGACGGCGTCCGCGCCGACCTCACGGCGACGGAGGCCCCGCGGGTGCTGCAGGTCCTGGTGGGCGCGGGGGTCGCGGTCCACGAGGCGACGCGGGCGCGCACCGGGCTCGAAGACCTGTTCGCGCGGCTTACGGAGGGGGCGGAATGA
- a CDS encoding response regulator transcription factor, producing the protein MMNLVKPRVLVVDDEPGVRKALQRGLRAEDMDVVTAADGPTGLQLASTGSFDVILLDIMLPGLSGYRVLERLRKDGVTTPVLLVSAKDGEIDQADGLDLGADGYLVKPFSFVVLVAQVRATLRRAGPDASRGTLRLGALAVDRGLRQVHWNGEEVGLSPREFALLEVLVGRAGTVVTKDELLRAVWGEEQAVTRNLVEVYVGYVRRKLDAVGAGALLRTVRGHGYLASDAELDEVITP; encoded by the coding sequence ATGATGAACCTCGTGAAACCTCGGGTGCTGGTGGTCGACGACGAACCGGGCGTGCGAAAGGCGCTGCAACGCGGGCTGCGCGCGGAGGACATGGACGTGGTCACCGCCGCGGACGGGCCCACCGGGCTGCAGCTGGCGAGCACGGGCTCCTTCGACGTCATCCTGCTCGACATCATGCTGCCGGGCCTGTCCGGCTACCGCGTGCTGGAGCGGCTGCGCAAGGACGGCGTCACGACGCCGGTGCTGCTCGTGTCGGCCAAGGACGGCGAGATCGACCAGGCCGACGGCCTCGACCTCGGTGCCGACGGCTACCTCGTCAAGCCGTTCTCCTTCGTCGTGCTGGTCGCGCAGGTGCGCGCGACGCTGCGCCGAGCCGGTCCCGACGCGAGCCGCGGCACGCTGCGGCTCGGCGCGCTGGCCGTCGACCGCGGGCTGCGGCAGGTGCACTGGAACGGCGAGGAGGTCGGGCTGAGCCCGCGCGAGTTCGCGCTGCTCGAAGTGCTCGTCGGGCGCGCGGGCACGGTCGTCACGAAGGACGAGCTGCTGCGCGCGGTCTGGGGTGAGGAGCAGGCCGTGACGCGCAACCTCGTCGAGGTCTACGTCGGATACGTACGACGTAAGTTGGACGCGGTCGGCGCCGGCGCGTTGCTGCGGACCGTGCGCGGGCACGGCTACCTGGCCTCGGACGCGGAGCTCGACGAGGTCATCACCCCGTGA
- a CDS encoding ABC transporter ATP-binding protein — MALAVRDLTVHYGSFAAVRDARLDIADGEVLALLGPSGSGKSTLLRAITGLEPGARGSVSWDGDDLGAVPVHRRGFGLVFQDGQLFGHRDVAANIAFGLRMHGVPRAQWAPRVAELLALVGLTGFEKRRVTELSGGQAQRVALARALAPKPRLLLLDEPLSGLDAGLREQLAIDLAELLRRSKITALLVTHDQEEAFTLADRVAVLDAGEVRQEGAVRRVWRNPADDDVARFLGVTTFVDGVVAGGMAHTSLGDVALPDVGDGPVRLGLRPHALRTATEGVPGEVSAAVHRREHLRLVVRLSESTVDAVAPAASDLRAGDRVHLALDPDGLAVVESQPSRVERRA, encoded by the coding sequence ATGGCGCTGGCGGTGCGGGACCTGACCGTCCACTACGGATCGTTCGCCGCGGTGCGCGACGCCCGGCTGGACATCGCCGACGGCGAGGTGCTGGCGCTGCTCGGCCCGTCCGGCTCGGGGAAGTCGACGCTGCTGCGCGCGATCACCGGGCTCGAGCCGGGCGCCCGCGGCTCGGTGAGCTGGGACGGCGACGACCTCGGCGCGGTGCCGGTGCACCGGCGCGGGTTCGGGCTGGTGTTCCAGGACGGCCAGCTCTTCGGCCACCGCGACGTCGCCGCGAACATCGCGTTCGGTCTGCGCATGCACGGCGTACCCCGCGCGCAGTGGGCGCCGCGGGTGGCCGAACTGCTGGCGCTGGTCGGCTTGACCGGTTTCGAAAAGCGGCGGGTGACGGAGCTGTCCGGCGGTCAGGCCCAGCGGGTCGCGCTGGCCCGGGCGCTCGCACCGAAGCCGCGCTTGCTGCTGCTCGACGAGCCGCTGTCCGGTTTGGACGCCGGGTTGCGCGAGCAGCTGGCCATCGACCTCGCGGAGTTGTTGCGACGCAGCAAGATCACGGCCCTGCTGGTGACGCACGACCAGGAGGAGGCCTTCACGCTCGCCGACCGCGTCGCGGTGCTCGACGCCGGGGAGGTCCGGCAGGAGGGCGCGGTCCGGCGCGTGTGGCGCAACCCGGCCGACGACGACGTGGCGCGTTTCCTCGGCGTGACGACGTTCGTGGACGGCGTCGTCGCGGGCGGGATGGCGCACACGTCCCTCGGTGACGTGGCGCTGCCGGACGTCGGCGACGGCCCGGTCCGGCTCGGGCTGCGGCCGCACGCGCTGCGGACGGCCACCGAAGGCGTGCCGGGCGAGGTGTCCGCGGCGGTGCACCGCCGCGAACACCTGCGCCTGGTGGTCCGCCTGTCGGAGTCCACTGTGGACGCGGTCGCGCCCGCGGCGTCCGACCTGCGCGCCGGCGACCGGGTGCACCTCGCACTGGACCCCGACGGGCTGGCGGTGGTCGAGAGTCAGCCGTCGCGGGTGGAGAGGCGCGCGTAG
- a CDS encoding ABC transporter permease, translating into MTAVLDAPAARTGHDTVPLPRLLAAELRWIFRRPRTLAVLGLLALIPVVIGIGLTLVDDNPQTGGGPDDGGGALLASAVNNAFVLPIAAIVMSLALLLPLASAMAGADAIAGETAHGTLRGWLIAPVGRGRLLAVKAFGVATVSVVSVLAMCVTGVVTGLIINGTDSLFTLSGTTLSLGGALARILLVAGWVVLQLWAVGAVALAISSWTEHPMLVVASVLAADIVFTILGFLSSLDWLHPFLLTRNWSMAPAEVLQDPMGTQMLGEGALRAACYIVIGLSLAYARLSTRDG; encoded by the coding sequence ATGACCGCGGTTCTCGACGCACCGGCGGCCCGGACGGGCCACGACACGGTGCCGCTGCCCCGGCTGCTGGCCGCGGAACTGCGCTGGATCTTCCGGCGGCCGCGCACCTTGGCCGTGCTCGGCCTGCTGGCGCTGATCCCGGTGGTGATCGGCATCGGCCTGACGCTGGTGGACGACAATCCGCAGACCGGCGGCGGCCCGGACGACGGCGGCGGCGCGCTGCTGGCGTCCGCGGTCAACAACGCGTTCGTCCTCCCGATCGCGGCGATCGTGATGTCGCTGGCGCTGCTGCTGCCCTTGGCTTCGGCGATGGCGGGCGCGGACGCGATCGCGGGCGAGACGGCCCACGGCACGCTGCGCGGCTGGCTGATCGCCCCGGTCGGCCGGGGCCGCCTCCTGGCGGTGAAGGCGTTCGGCGTCGCGACCGTGTCGGTGGTCTCGGTGCTCGCGATGTGCGTCACGGGCGTCGTCACCGGCCTGATCATCAACGGCACGGACTCGCTGTTCACGCTGTCGGGCACGACGCTGTCGCTCGGCGGCGCGCTGGCGCGGATCCTGCTGGTGGCGGGCTGGGTGGTGCTCCAGCTGTGGGCGGTCGGCGCGGTGGCGCTGGCGATCTCCAGCTGGACCGAGCACCCGATGCTGGTGGTGGCGTCCGTCCTGGCGGCGGACATCGTGTTCACCATCCTCGGCTTCCTGTCCTCTTTGGACTGGCTGCACCCGTTCCTGCTGACGCGGAACTGGTCGATGGCGCCGGCGGAGGTGCTGCAGGACCCGATGGGCACGCAGATGCTCGGCGAGGGCGCGTTGCGAGCGGCCTGCTACATCGTCATCGGCCTCTCGCTGGCCTACGCGCGCCTCTCCACCCGCGACGGCTGA
- a CDS encoding LolA family protein, which yields MKPKTKGITAAVVGTALGAGGLAFVAMPASADDKPALPQVSAEDLVQSVVKAKPGAFDGTVKVSNDLGLPAVGNAVPGASALTMDSAHIFSDGAGKSRLAVTQGASQETVVHDGTTVWDYSSKTNTATKVTIPADVAKQKGAGSDKTADPIAASTELLAKVRESSTVSVDGTATVADRPAYELVLTPKPTERTLLREIRVAVDSQTRMPLRVSVLSNGTSTPALEVAFSEIEFTQQPADLFAFTPPKGAKVEEKTPAIDQQHKDLAEQAKQDVKVVGDGWDTVVTGKVPADALNAAPKAQGDRKGAPADPKALLERFAKKVSGTWGSGYLVTTKVGTAVLTDDGRFAAGAVPEQVLYEALGQK from the coding sequence ATGAAACCGAAGACGAAGGGCATCACCGCCGCGGTCGTCGGCACCGCGCTCGGCGCCGGCGGGCTCGCGTTCGTCGCGATGCCGGCCAGTGCGGACGACAAGCCGGCGCTGCCGCAGGTGAGCGCCGAGGACCTGGTCCAGTCGGTGGTCAAGGCGAAGCCGGGCGCGTTCGACGGCACGGTGAAGGTGAGCAACGACCTGGGCCTGCCCGCGGTGGGGAACGCGGTGCCGGGCGCGTCGGCGCTCACCATGGATTCGGCGCACATCTTCAGCGACGGCGCCGGCAAGAGCCGGCTCGCGGTCACGCAGGGGGCCAGCCAGGAGACCGTGGTCCACGACGGCACGACCGTCTGGGACTACAGCTCCAAGACGAACACCGCGACCAAGGTGACCATCCCGGCCGACGTCGCCAAGCAGAAGGGCGCGGGCAGCGACAAGACCGCCGACCCGATCGCCGCGAGCACCGAGCTGCTCGCGAAGGTCCGGGAGAGCAGCACGGTGTCGGTCGACGGCACCGCGACCGTCGCCGACCGGCCCGCCTACGAGCTGGTCCTGACGCCGAAGCCGACCGAGCGGACGCTGCTGCGCGAGATCCGCGTCGCGGTCGACTCGCAGACGCGGATGCCGCTGCGGGTGTCGGTGCTGAGCAACGGCACGTCGACGCCGGCACTCGAGGTCGCGTTCAGCGAGATCGAGTTCACGCAGCAGCCGGCCGACCTCTTCGCCTTCACCCCGCCGAAGGGCGCGAAGGTGGAAGAGAAGACGCCGGCGATCGACCAGCAGCACAAGGACCTCGCCGAGCAGGCGAAGCAGGACGTCAAGGTCGTCGGCGACGGGTGGGACACCGTCGTCACCGGCAAGGTCCCGGCCGACGCGCTGAACGCGGCGCCGAAGGCACAGGGCGACCGCAAGGGCGCGCCCGCCGACCCGAAGGCGCTGCTCGAGCGCTTCGCGAAGAAGGTCAGCGGCACCTGGGGCAGCGGCTACCTCGTCACCACGAAGGTCGGCACCGCGGTGCTGACCGACGACGGCCGGTTCGCCGCCGGCGCGGTGCCGGAGCAGGTCCTCTACGAGGCGCTGGGTCAGAAGTGA